The Winogradskyella schleiferi genome contains the following window.
TATTGATGCTCTAGGTGGTTTACAAGAGGGAACTTCTAGTGGAATCTTAGGGTTGCTTAATGCCTTTACAGGTGGAGCGTTTGCTAACGCATCTGTATTTGCATTGGGTATTATGCCTTATATTTCGGCTTCCATTGTGGTTCAGTTAATGGGTATTGCGATTCCTTATTTACAGAAACTTCAGAAAGAAGGTGCTAGTGGGCAAAAGAAAATTACCCAAATAACACGTTGGTTAACCATTGGTATTTGTTTAGTGCAGGCGCCTGGTTATTTAGCAAGTATTCCAGCATTATCTGGAGCAACTTCTATGGGTGTTTTGTTAGTACCTGGATTTAGTGAAAATATCTTTTACTTCTCATCAGTAATCATTCTAGTAACAGGTTGTGTATTCGCTATGTGGTTAGGAGAAAAAATTACTGATAAAGGGATTGGTAATGGTATTTCATTATTGATTATGGTTGGTATCATCGCCACATTACCTCAATCGTTTGTTCAGAATATGTATTCTCGACTTGAAGGCGGTAATGGTGGATTCATGATGATATTAATAGAATTGGTTATCTGGTTCTTAATCATTCTAGCATCAGTATTCTTGGTAATGGCGGTGAGAAAGATTGCTGTACAATATGCAAGAAGAACGGCTTCTGGCGGTTATGAAAAGAATGCATTTGGTTCGCGTCAGTTTTTACCATTAAAGCTTAATGCCTCTGGTGTAATGCCAATTATCTTTGCACAAGCGATTATGTTTGTTCCGGGTTTAATTGGAGAATCATCTTGGTTAAAGGATACGAGCGCAGGAATCTGGATGCAATCTAATTTCTCAGATATGTTTGGATTCTGGTATAATTTAGTATTTGCCTTATTAATTATAATATTTACGTATTTCTATACGGCAATTACAGTACCAACCAATAAAATGGCTGATGATCTTAAACGTAGTGGTGGATTTATTCCAGGCATACGTCCTGGGTCTGAAACCTCTGAGTATTTAGATAAAATTATGTCGCAGATTACCTTACCAGGTTCTATATTCTTAGCATTGGTGGCTATTTTTCCAGCATTTGTTATGAAATTAATGAACGTACAACCAGGTTGGGCATTGTTCTTTGGTGGTACATCACTCTTAATTATGGTTGGTGTAGCTATTGATACCATGCAACAGATTAATTCTTATTTATTGAATAAGCATTATGATGGCTTGATGAAGACAGGTAAGAATAGAAAAGCGGTTGCGCAATAAGAGAAAAAATTAGAATGTCAGGTTTTAAAAATTTAGGCAAGGTATTTGCAATTTAAAGACTGAATACTAAACATATATTATGGCAAAACAAGCAGCAATAGAACAAGACGGAACAATAATAGAAGCATTATCAAATGCGATGTTTCGTGTTGAATTAGAAAATGGTCATATAGTGACCGCACATATCTCTGGTAAAATGCGTATGCATTACATTAAGTTGTTACCTGGAGATAAAGTAAAATTAGAAATGAGTCCTTACGATTTAACGAAGGCTCGTATAACATATAGATACTAATAGGTTCAAAATTCAAAGTTTAAAGTTTAAATGTTGAACCTTGAATTAAGAATATTGAATATTGAATTATTATGAAAGTAAGAGCATCAGTAAAGAAAAGAAGCGCAGACTGTAAATTAGTGCGCAGAAAAGGTAGACTTTACGTCATTAACAAAAAGAATCCTAGATTCAAACAAAGACAAGGTTAAATTATGGCAAGAATTGCAGGTGTAGACATACCAAAACAAAAAAGAGGAGTGATCTCTTTAACTTATATCTACGGTGTAGGTAGAAGTAGAGCAAAAGAAATTTTAGCTGAAGCTAAAGTTGACGAAAGCACTAAAGTACAAGATTGGACTGACGACGAAATCGGAGCGATTCGTGAGGTTGTTGGATCATTTAAAATCGAAGGTGAATTACGTTCTGAAATGCAAATGAACATTAAGCGATTAATGGATATTGGATGTTACAGAGGTATTCGTCATAGATCTGGTCTTCCACTAAGAGGACAACGTACTAAGAACAACTCTCGTACAAGAAAAGGTAGAAGAAAAACGGTTGCTAACAAAAAGAAAGTAACTAAATAATAAATAGTCTTTGGTCTTTAGACGTTGGAAAGAATCTGTTTGAAATTTAACGGTTTAGGATTCTAGCGACTTTAAACTAATACTAAAAACTAAAAGTAAACATGGCAAAGGCAAGTACTAAAAAACGTAAAGTTATAGTTGATGCAATTGGAGAAGCG
Protein-coding sequences here:
- the infA gene encoding translation initiation factor IF-1; translated protein: MAKQAAIEQDGTIIEALSNAMFRVELENGHIVTAHISGKMRMHYIKLLPGDKVKLEMSPYDLTKARITYRY
- the ykgO gene encoding type B 50S ribosomal protein L36 — protein: MKVRASVKKRSADCKLVRRKGRLYVINKKNPRFKQRQG
- the secY gene encoding preprotein translocase subunit SecY — its product is MKIIETLKNVWKITELKDRIILTLGLLLVYRFGAQVVLPGINIDALGGLQEGTSSGILGLLNAFTGGAFANASVFALGIMPYISASIVVQLMGIAIPYLQKLQKEGASGQKKITQITRWLTIGICLVQAPGYLASIPALSGATSMGVLLVPGFSENIFYFSSVIILVTGCVFAMWLGEKITDKGIGNGISLLIMVGIIATLPQSFVQNMYSRLEGGNGGFMMILIELVIWFLIILASVFLVMAVRKIAVQYARRTASGGYEKNAFGSRQFLPLKLNASGVMPIIFAQAIMFVPGLIGESSWLKDTSAGIWMQSNFSDMFGFWYNLVFALLIIIFTYFYTAITVPTNKMADDLKRSGGFIPGIRPGSETSEYLDKIMSQITLPGSIFLALVAIFPAFVMKLMNVQPGWALFFGGTSLLIMVGVAIDTMQQINSYLLNKHYDGLMKTGKNRKAVAQ
- the rpsM gene encoding 30S ribosomal protein S13; amino-acid sequence: MARIAGVDIPKQKRGVISLTYIYGVGRSRAKEILAEAKVDESTKVQDWTDDEIGAIREVVGSFKIEGELRSEMQMNIKRLMDIGCYRGIRHRSGLPLRGQRTKNNSRTRKGRRKTVANKKKVTK